From Phaeodactylum tricornutum CCAP 1055/1 chromosome 11, complete sequence, one genomic window encodes:
- a CDS encoding predicted protein: MKRQRTLPTSAWTILWGMGQSTGVYLGTVPTPVHAWVPPLTRPHIRPIPPSVRAVLVDAQHTSQPSPVPNDVRHSLRTCVSLVELQRRYDELLDNLPVRSRPRWTAAALKRTVQLLAVDPNNNNNNNQHTTRTGHPFLSTLLKTVDTAVVSSAELTGNNGRPNPCFSTNLSLYTLCDVLTSLSILAIRTECGYGNTHVHEFHNRLQTLAQKIWNHLAERSDIVLRQAGPKRWVDCLRSSLCHRLTRGDALAQLSARDLTAVLQALAASRLDHAAERNLLRAVARRLRKKSVRVNASDATLARAAAAAVLLASRNVDDDIATTDVHELQTLVYTVTKDLVAHAKESNEARAVSELVATLVSLSAFAVPTDDPLVRDAYQWLTQRALQSPETWTVTDLARFAEASVSWNLPATNELAQVLATHFGSLVAVAAPNFPCQPSHVNDILRCAVLLHGRDDSIMKMYRTTARTLFLDEKFLGKCEMRELSNYAWFMSAAKWNDDQVWEALGNEILRLEHTEECSPKTACRVLRSFTNQASYAESAPQQVSRRSEMLFCLFRNLGEPLLSTQISTRDVTSAIYTYAKALYVDDMGIFDHLVEVMVARLDNCSNRQVAQSLWACGKMMAWEGELEIDDHPEPPYLSNSWALASFLSSHAEELSTKDVAQALWAMAYLGIRDASIVSPIASRAHALSAELTSQEVANIVWALCKLQSQDYKVIFVLTRRFGLDSKLQPTPQEAANVLYALGRMNIRDEEVFRNLSSGMIRQINMASSQALTNAMWAHRAVHIVPPRLLLDSWATQRLGLVGVQSHFKDDDLSDYTVEYDLI, from the exons ATGAAACGCCAACGGACACTTCCCACGTCGGCTTGGACGATACTGTGGGGAATGGGACAATCAACCGGGGTTTATCTGGGTACCGTGCCGACGCCAGTCCACGCCTGGGTGCCCCCTCTCACGAGACCGCATATTCGACCCATACCACCCTCCGTACGTGCCGTTCTCGTTGACGCCCAACACACCTCCCAACCATCGCCCGTACCTAACGACGTGCGACACAGTCTACGTACCTGTGTATCTCTCGTGGAGCTACAGAGACGTTACGACGAACTACTCGATAACCTTCCCGTACGCTCGCGTCCACGAtggacggcggcggcgttgaAACGCACGGTACAGCTGTTGGCCGTCGaccccaacaacaacaacaacaacaatcaacaCACTACCCGAACGGGACACCCATTCCTATCGACGCTCCTTAAGACGGTAGACACGGCTGTCGTGTCTTCCGCAGAACTCACAGGCAATAACGGTCGGCCGAATCCATGTTTTTCCACAAATCTGTCGCTCTACACACTCTGTGATGTCTTGACCTCGCTTTCTATACTCGCCATTCGCACGGAATGCGGATACGGCAACACTCACGTTCACGAATTCCACAATAGACTCCAAACACTGGCACAGAAAATATGGAACCACTTGGCCGAACGCTCCGATATTGTTCTCCGTCAAGCGGGTCCCAAACGATGGGTGGACTGCCTCCGATCG TCACTTTGCCATCGATTGACCCGCGGCGATGCCCTCGCGCAACTTTCGGCCCGTGACCTTACCGCCGTGTTACAAGCGCTCGCGGCCTCCCGATTGGAccacgccgccgaacggAACCTCCTTCGCGCCGTGGCGCGTCGTTTGCGCAAAAAATCCGTACGAGTGAACGCCTCGGATGCCACGCTTGCCCGggccgccgccgcggcaGTACTACTCGCTTCACGGAATGTTGACGACGATATCGCCACGACCGACGTGCACGAACTACAAACCCTCGTGTATACCGTTACCAAAGATCTGGTCGCCCACGCCAAGGAATCTAACGAGGCGAGAGCGGTCTCGGAATTGGTAGCGACACTAGTTTCCTTGTCGGCCTTTGCCGTCCCAACCGACGATCCGTTGGTACGGGATGCGTACCAATGGCTCACGCAACGTGCCTTGCAAAGTCCCGAGACGTGGACGGTCACGGACCTGGCACGCTTTGCGGAAGCATCCGTATCCTGGAATCTACCCGCAACCAACGAACTGGCACAAGTGCTGGCTACACACTTTGGTAGTCTTGTTGCCGTAGCGGCCCCGAATTTTCCTTGCCAGCCGTCGCACGTGAATGATATTTTGCGCTGCGCCGTATTGCTCCACGGCCGTGACGACTCGATTATGAAAATGTACCGGACGACAGCCCGGACGCTCTTTCTAGACGAAAAGTTTTTGGGAAAATGTGAGATGCGGGAACTATCGAACTATGCGTGGTTCATGAGCGCTGCAAAATGGAACGATGACCAAGTGTGGGAGGCTTTGGGGAACGAAATTCTACGCCTGGAACATACGGAGGAATGTTCGCCCAAAACGGCCTGCCGAGTACTGCGATCGTTCACCAACCAAGCCTCGTACGCTGAAAGTGCACCCCAGCAAGTCTCACGTCGGTCGGAAATgctcttttgtttgttccgAAACCTCGGTGAACCCTTGCTCTCCACACAAATTTCTACCCGCGATGTGACGTCGGCCATCTACACGTACGCCAAGGCGCTGTACGTTGACGATATGGGGATTTTTGACCATCTAGTGGAAGTAATGGTTGCCCGCTTGGACAATTGCAGCAATCGTCAGGTCGCCCAGAGTCTCTGGGCTTGCGGAAAAATGATGGCTTGGGAAGGGGAACTCGAAATCGACGACCACCCGGAACCGCCTTACTTGAGCAATTCCTGGGCGTTGGCTTCCTTTCTCTCTAGCCACGCGGAAGAGCTGTCGACCAAGGACGTGGCACAGGCACTATGGGCCATGGCGTATCTGGGTATTCGTGACGCTTCCATTGTGAGCCCCATCGCCAGTCGCGCCCATGCATTATCTGCGGAACTAACGTCCCAAGAGGTGGCGAACATCGTCTGGGCACTCTGCAAACTTCAGAGTCAAGACTATAAGGTAATTTTTGTTCTGACAAGACGCTTCGGGTTGGACAGTAAGCTGCAACCGACGCCACAGGAAGCTGCCAATGTATTATACGCTCTGGGACGCATGAACATTCGAGACGAAGAAGTCTTTCGTAATTTATCCTCGGGTATGATTCGCCAGATCAACATGGCCAGTTCCCAAGCCCTCACGAACGCGATGTGGGCGCACCGCGCCGTGCACATTGTTCCACCCCGACTTTTGCTCGATAGCTGGGCCACCCAAAGGCTCGGACTTGTAGGCGTCCAATCGCATTTTAAAGACGACGACCTGAGCGACTACACTGTAGAATACGACTTGATTTGA
- a CDS encoding predicted protein, whose amino-acid sequence MRTSFGMQLSILVLVVHTALSFTPQSAEKPTMAAWKRPSTDDVSHSGDQDLTTKDVSRRFFLGTAVSTGIVLAGSNIANAVDEETIHVPANLISAGATETVDWQGIFQKASKKALGGGKAGAAAAVVQVCSLMWLRTSMNYQYRYGGNLQSSLNTLWAEGGIGRLYQGLPFALVQGPLTRFGDTAANVGILVLLETLPATQDLPLPLKTACGSVAAGLWRIVLMPVDASKTVMQVEGSGGLKRLWDSVLESGPSPLYRGALAQAAATAAGHFPWFLTYNYLNDQLPAVSSEADLLLSLARSALLGLSASCVSDCVSNSLRVVKTTKQTAQVGEGSDSKKEITYPEVVAMILEQDGVVGLFGRGLQTRLLTNMIQGAVFSVLWRYFQQVGV is encoded by the coding sequence ATGAGGACTTCCTTCGGTATGCAGCTCAGCATCCTGGTTTTGGTTGTTCACACTGCACTATCATTCACACCACAGTCAGCCGAGAAGCCGACGATGGCAGCGTGGAAGCGTCCATCGACGGACGATGTATCCCACAGCGGAGATCAAGACCTTACAACAAAAGATGTTTCCCGCCGTTTTTTTCTGGGGACTGCGGTTTCGACCGGAATTGTCCTTGCAGGATCCAATATCGCCAATGCAGTGGATGAAGAGACTATACATGTTCCCGCCAACCTGATTTCAGCCGGCGCGACCGAAACGGTCGACTGGCAGGGTATTTTTCAAAAGGCCTCGAAGAAGGCATTGGGCGGAGGTAAGGCAGGAGCCGCCGCCGCAGTCGTTCAAGTTTGCTCGCTTATGTGGCTTCGAACGAGTATGAATTATCAGTATCGGTATGGGGGCAATCTACAGTCTTCGCTCAATACCTTATGGGCCGAAGGCGGTATCGGACGACTGTACCAAGGCCTACCGTTTGCATTAGTGCAGGGCCCGCTGACACGATTTGGAGATACGGCTGCCAACGTAGGTATTCTGGTTCTACTGGAAACGCTTCCCGCTACCCAGGACTTGCCGCTGCCGTTAAAGACGGCATGCGGTAGTGTTGCGGCTGGTCTGTGGCGAATTGTTCTCATGCCGGTGGATGCGTCCAAAACGGTCATGCAGGTCGAGGGAAGCGGGGGGCTCAAACGTTTATGGGACAGCGTTCTCGAATCGGGGCCCTCACCACTTTATCGGGGAGCCTTGGCCCAAGCAGCGGCGACAGCGGCTGGTCACTTTCCGTGGTTCCTCACCTACAACTACTTAAACGATCAGCTTCCAGCGGTATCGTCGGAGGCCGATCTACTGTTATCCCTCGCTCGATCCGCGTTGCTCGGGCTTTCGGCTTCGTGCGTCTCTGACTGTGTCTCAAACTCATTGCGGGTTGTCAaaacaacgaaacaaacggCTCAGGTCGGCGAAGGGAGTGATTCTAAGAAAGAAATTACCTATCCCGAGGTTGTTGCAATGATTCTGGAGCAGGATGGAGTCGTCGGACTGTTTGGACGAGGGTTGCAAACACGGTTACTGACTAATATGATTCAAGGCGCTGTCTTTAGTGTACTGTGGAGGTATTTTCAGCAGGTAGGGGTATGA
- a CDS encoding predicted protein, with amino-acid sequence MKIFSSSFTTVIVLLAISLSTAEITGEFDEILAKELPRQVEIPDVFGGRGHRRSCAENGKVAAWCNTEHTPSLACGILPDFDEYGCACLGDASSCPDECISGFTPSAKTHYGIRCQGIPPDEPNYVLKENHALNRCENNAVVSSWCDDFVNMHLTCKLHEDVDEYSCHCGGKHSACPEDCVGGLTPIETTHNVIRCKGIPLDQPNYILKEG; translated from the coding sequence ATGAAGATCTTTTCAAGTTCGTTCACCACTGTCATCGTTCTTCTCGCAATATCCTTGTCAACCGCTGAGATTACGGGAGAATTTGACGAAATCTTGGCAAAGGAACTCCCCCGGCAAGTGGAAATTCCGGACGTTTTTGGCGGTCGCGGACATCGACGATCTTGCGCTGAAAACGGAAAAGTTGCCGCGTGGTGTAACACCGAGCACACTCCCAGTCTTGCTTGTGGAATTTTGCCTGACTTTGATGAGTATGGCTGTGCTTGCTTGGGAGATGCGTCCTCTTGCCCGGACGAGTGTATTAGCGGTTTCACGCCTTCCGCTAAGACGCACTATGGGATCCGATGCCAAGGCATCCCACCAGACGAACCCAATTATGTCTTGAAAGAGAACCATGCTTTAAATCGTTGTGAAAATAATGCAGTCGTCTCCTCGTGGTGCGACGACTTTGTCAACATGCACTTGACGTGCAAACTTCACGAAGATGTCGACGAGTACTCTTGCCACTGCGGTGGCAAGCATTCGGCATGTCCCGAAGATTGTGTGGGAGGATTAACACCCATTGAAACAACGCACAATGTGATCAGATGCAAGGGAATACCGTTGGACCAGCCCAACTATATTCTCAAGGAGGGGTAA
- a CDS encoding predicted protein produces the protein MGTSEEKDVRPGFSLSRRAVPAAKSMMNMSKSHCGIASGSRKRQRSRAMLELPLPSFSYDSELLRLEKEFLGEPDDKRSRGLPQRNEVRKDSQIKSIEVIPKPKYGDTIDDSSGDENDDVFATPAFKQTTKAEQAKEMRHSEQMDSSAKTEIQQSSKCILPAKHSSHLPPKSFPFSDPIKEKRNEQSGDLRSIINAIDQCYRKANLSSVTLKQILNDVEDMLSVSLTTAQRTLCKTRIVELIQRSSPFQKESASSPQQSKPSLPTDDHIQTAVEDIFAHSDLTCTLKDVIAAVETRIGMALPKAARKRVKDRVVELVHQFQVKNQDIQKHMTCFSNESVDSKIGETAISTLVSRQARQSVSEPPENNSASIEPVEAGQKVDKEDILQRVFRSINHRPEEIIIGCTLA, from the coding sequence ATGGGAACGAGCGAAGAAAAGGACGTGAGGCCGGGCTTTAGCTTGTCACGTCGGGCCGTGCCCGCAGCCAAGTCGATGATGAATATGTCAAAATCACATTGTGGCATCGCCTCTGGTTCGCGCAAACGTCAACGATCCAGGGCAATGCTGGAACTTCCCTTGCCCTCCTTTTCTTATGATTCTGAACTTCTTCGTCTCGAAAAGGAGTTTCTCGGAGAGCCGGATGATAAGCGCTCTCGTGGGCTCCCTCAGAGAAACGAAGTGAGAAAAGACTCTCAGATCAAATCAATCGAGGTCATTCCTAAGCCTAAATACGGAGACACGATCGACGACAGCAGTGGCGACGAAAATGACGACGTCTTCGCCACCCCGGCTTTCAAGCAAACTACGAAAGCCGAACAGGCAAAAGAAATGAGACATTCTGAACAAATGGATTCGTCAGCAAAGACGGAAATACAGCAAAGTTCAAAATGCATTCTCCCTGCAAAACATTCCAGTCACCTACCACCAAAGAGTTTCCCGTTTTCTGATCCGATAAAGGAAAAACGAAATGAACAAAGTGGGGATTTAAGATCAATTATTAACGCCATTGATCAGTGCTATCGCAAGGCAAACCTGAGTTCCGTAACGCTGAAACAGATTTTGAACGATGTTGAAGATATGCTATCCGTTTCCCTGACAACTGCTCAAAGAACTCTGTGTAAAACGCGCATTGTGGAATTGATACAAAGGAGCTCTcctttccaaaaggaaagtGCCTCGTCACCGCAGCAAAGTAAGCCTTCTTTGCCAACAGATGATCATATACAAACTGCCGTTGAAGATATCTTTGCTCATTCGGACTTGACTTGCACGCTCAAAGATGTGATTGCTGCTGTAGAGACACGAATTGGAATGGCTCTCCCAAAAGCTGCTCGTAAGCGGGTAAAAGACCGAGTTGTTGAGCTAGTCCATCAATTCCAGGTGAAAAATCAAGATATTCAAAAGCACATGACATGTTTCTCCAATGAGTCTGTAGATTCGAAAATTGGTGAAACAGCTATATCTACCCTCGTGTCCAGGCAAGCTCGACAGTCTGTATCCGAACCACCCGAGAACAATTCTGCATCGATAGAGCCTGTAGAAGCAGGCCAAAAAGTCGACAAAGAAGATATCCTGCAAAGAGTATTTAGATCCATTAATCACAGACCAGAAGAAATTATCATCGGGTGCACCTTGGCATGA
- a CDS encoding predicted protein: MTTVSRVRTSHHVRTLSPTYHKFHRNSIVLLKRYLSGVSMDKQAEAPPDNSMSYENGSCVVDVSDLAQSMREQVRAYTARVAPERVHLAGVLARNGPHRSDSEVYAERIAETLESDGIDFTLYECIGEKPSDVSKVIREMNGRSDVHGILVFYPIFKKNSPMYGRRKGPPLKDVEGLGHNYNARWIFRARGRNRMEREVYIPCTALAVMKILQTYHPLESSVAEAQHKRWAGFRVTIVNRSEILGRPLAALLALEGASVYSVDDSSILEFMDGGRMRLRNDLTLNECLRQSAIVVTGVPSEDYCLPCDMILPETTVVNISEYANVDEAAVIHTPHIRLIPQIGKVTVAALEQNLILLHQRAMANK, from the exons ATGACGACCGTATCCAGAGTTCGAACTTCGCATCATGTTCGAACACTATCACCTACATACCATAAATTCCACAGAAACAGTATAGTGCTGCTAAAACGTTATTTGTCGGGAGTTTCCATGGACAAGCAAGCCGAAGCACCTCCCGATAATTCGATGTCGTACGAGAATGGCTCATGTGTAGTTGACGTTTCCGATCTCGCCCAGAGTATGCGGGAGCAAGTCCGTGCTTACACCGCTAGAGTGGCTCCAGAGCGCGTGCATCTTGCAGGCGTCTTGGCACGAAACGGTCCACACCGGTCCGACTCGGAAGTATATGCCGAGCGGATTGCTGAAACGCTCGAATCCGACGGGATCGATTTCACTCTTTACGAATGCATAGGAGAAAAACCGTCGGATGTCTCCAAGGTGATTCGGGAAATgaatggaagaagcgacGTGCATGGAATTTTGGTCTTTTATCCTATCTTTAAAAAGAATAGCCCAATGTATGGCAGACGGAAAGGGCC CCCTTTAAAGGACGTCGAGGGATTAGGACACAACTACAACGCGCGCTGGATTTTCAGAGCTCGAGGAAGGAATCGAATGGAACGCGAGGTTTATATTCCGTGCACGGCGCTCGCGGTTATGAAAATACTGCAAACCTATCATCCATTGGAATCTTCGGTGGCCGAAGCGCAGCATAAACGGTGGGCGGGCTTCCGTGTGACTATCGTGAATCGCTCTGAAATATTAGGTCGACCTCTTGCAGCACTCTTGGCTTTAGAAGGAGCTTCTGTCTACTCTGTGGATGATTCTTCTATTCTCGAATTCATGGACGGTGGTCGAATGAGACTTCGCAATGATTTGACATTGAACGAATGCCTACGACAATCGGCAATCGTAGTGACTGGTGTGCCGTCCGAAGACTATTGTTTGCCTTGTGATATGATCCTTCCTGAAACTACGGTCGTCAATATTTCCGAGTATGCCAACGTCGACGAAGCAGCCGTGATCCACACACCACACATACGCCTCATTCCACAAATTGGCAAAGTCACCGTGGCGGCACTTGAGCAAAATTTAATCTTGCTGCACCAACGAGCGATGGCCAACAAGTAA
- a CDS encoding predicted protein, producing the protein MAKKAADQDRTSLHQGRRKRSKFSPTNITLVVWLCCGLNIVVTLFQGSLLQSVDRSEHPGFMETHGRRRPILSADRRMAQLTCDAYGGPLDKEATDEMVYWQDIPEDSKFKSPFLESGTQRYLTFEPDIGGFNNVRMSMETVIAIAHATGRTLVLPPEQNIYLLNKQSGTHKKSFSFADFFPLDTLSSEQDGLDIISTNEFLRREGIAGNLKDGSGQTSYPPNNRTDWNGMQRDVTSVLEPWLQNISVIPSWNPEDCMVAFPTSRKAQNSNSLQLVWDDVMKSGGFPAPDKFIGTPSSVRSSSIKRLYENNKERASLCIYNETLQQAPLLHLPGKNDIGGRLLVHFYAFLFFEDWKQDLWTKRFVRDHLRYVDEIQCAAARIVHAIRKRAMKRSSQNKYGIFDAFHVRRGDFQYKKTRVSAQDMYDISKDEIPDGMTVYIATDEKDKDFFNNMATHFDLVFLDDFKDLLENVNPNLFGMIDQLVASRSRVFFGCWFSTFTGYINRIRGYHADRHKLPGFENGIIESYYYAPSLFKNRMKEFWPVSGATYARERDDGVHSRKLKLNASPIRAALFAWSS; encoded by the exons ATGGCAAAAAAAGCTGCCGATCAGGATCGCACTTCCCTACATCAAGGGAGACGCAAGCGCTCGAAATTTTCGCCGACAAATATCACGCTTGTCGTTTGGTTATGTTGTGGTCTCAACATTGTGGTGACGCTCTTTCAGGGTTCCCTGCTGCAAAGCGTTGATCGATCCGAGCATCCCGGTTTTATGGAAACTCATGGTCGCCGACGACCGATACTTTCCGCTGACCGTCGTATGGCGCAATTAACTTGCGATGCCTACGGTGGACCACTAGACAAAGAAGCCACCGATGAAATGGTATACTGGCAGGATATCCCCGAAGACAGCAAATTCAAATCGCCCTTTCTTGAGTCAGGAACCCAGCGGTATTTGACGTTTGAACCCGATATAGGAGGATTCAACAATGTTCGAATGTCAATGGAGACTGTCATTGCTATTGCGCACGCTACGGGACGAACTCTCGTACTG CCACCCGAGCAAAACATATATTTGCTCAACAAGCAGAGTGGGACTCATAAGAAATCGTTCAGTTTTGCCGACTTTTTCCCATTAGATACGTTGTCCTCGGAACAGGACGGATTGGATATTATTTCGACGAACGAATTCTTGAGGCGTGAAGGTATTGCTGGAAATCTAAAGGATGGCTCGGGACAAACATCTTACCCGCCCAATAATCGTACGGATTGGAACGGCATGCAACGTGATGTTACTTCGGTTTTGGAGCCTTGGCTACAAAACATTTCGGTGATACCATCATGGAATCCAGAAGACTGTATGGTGGCGTTTCCGACGTCTCGAAAAGCgcaaaacagcaacagcttgCAGCTAGTCTGGGACGACGTTATGAAAAGCGGGGGATTTCCTGCTCCCGACAAGTTTATTGGCACGCCCTCTTCGGTGCGATCTTCGTCGATTAAGCGCTTATACGAAAACAATAAGGAGCGTGCATCTTTGTGCATTTACAACGAGACATTGCAGCAAGCACCATTGCTTCACCTTCCTGGCAAAAATGACATCGGTGGGCGCCTTTTGGTACACTTTTACgcctttcttttctttgaagACTGGAAACAAGATTTGTGGACGAAACGATTTGTTCGAGACCACCTCAGGTATGTGGATGAAATCCAGTGTGCTGCCGCTCGCATTGTGCATGCCATCCGGAAACGTGCAATGAAACGCAGTTCTCAAAATAAGTACGGGATCTTTGACGCCTTTCACGTTCGTCGGGGTGACTTTCAATATAAAAAGACTCGCGTTTCAGCTCAAGACATGTACGATATTTCCAAGGATGAGATACCTGACGGCATGACCGTTTACATTGCGACTGATGAGAAGGATAAAGATTTCTTCAACAACATGGCGACACATTTCGACTTAGTGTTTTTAGACGATTTCAAGGATCTTCTGGAAAATGTAAATCCCAACCTTTTCGGAATG ATTGATCAGCTTGTTGCCAGTCGTTCTCGAGtcttttttggttgttggTTTTCTACATTTACTGGGTACATCAACAGGATACGAGGATACCACGCAGATCGACACAAACTTCCGGGATTCGAAAATGGTATTATTGAGAGCTACTACTATGCTCCAAGTCTCTTCAAGAACCGAATGAAAGAGTTTTGGCCCGTGTCTGGAGCTACGTATGCTCGTGAG AGGGACGACGGTGTACATTCGCGCAAACTCAAGTTGAATGCATCTCCAATTCGAGCCGCCCTTTTCGCGTGGTCTAGCTAG
- a CDS encoding predicted protein: MKPFAAFVLTFLALPSVDALAPNSFPTKKHNPSLLRPQKLISEKTAPLIKEACVTSIAHNRQAVTHKKWGVDNAFADEYWYDKRIHTLGNVGFWGAVHAACAPLSTKLIDVLAYEGVDIRQKVSNELKAIVRKTKEARVLDLCCGVGISTRALRNAFPEAKTVMGIDTSSEMVEMAKFLTRHLSFVKPLFGQLSVDVSVGYTVLKEQGKKIKKAANEAAEFVKANAEDTKFPDQSFDLVTVMYAFHEAPKLGREKILKEARRLLQPGGTLAVIDISTDYKPSSTMLKGEPYVLEYQKNIHHQLESLKGFLRPEYKTLVPGHVGMWILRRSPNAVA, encoded by the exons ATGAAGCCTTTCGCCGCGTTTGTTCTCACTTTCTTGGCGCTTCCGTCGGTCGACGCGCTGGCACCGAATTCTTTCCCGACCAAGAAGCATAACCCGTCATTGCTTAGGCCTCAAAAGCTCATTTCAGAAAAGACGGCGCCTCTTATCAAAGAAGCATGCGTTACAAGCATTGCTCACAATCGACAAGCTGTTACACACAAGAAATGGGGTGTCGACAAtgcctttgccgacgaaTACTGGTACGATAAACGTATTCACACGTTGGGCAACGTTGGCTTTTGGGGCGCTGTCCATGCCGCCTGCGCCCCCCTATCCACAAAGTTAATTGATGTTTTGGCATACGAAGGCGTCGATATTCGTCAAAAG GTTTCGAACGAGTTAAAAGCCATTGtacgaaaaacaaaagaggcTCGGGTTCTTGACTTGTGCTGTGGAGTCGGTATCTCTACACGAGCCCTTCGAAACGCATTTCCCGAAGCAAAGACTGTAATGGGGATTG ATACGTCTTCGGAGATGGTCGAAATGGCAAAGTTTCTGACGCGCCACTTATCCTTTGTCAAGCCACTCTTTGGTCAATTGTCAGTCGATGTTTCCGTTGGCTACACTGTTTTGAAGGAACAAGGGAAAAAGATCAAAAAGGCGGCGAATGAGGCCGCAGAATTCGTCAAGGCGAACGCGGAAGATACCAAGTTTCCGGACCAGTCCTTCGATCTTGTCACGGTAATGTATGCGTTTCACGAAGCCCCCAAGCTTGGCCGCGAAAAGATCCTCAAGGAAGCGCGTCGATTGCTTCAGCCTGGTGGCACGCTTGCTGTCATTGACATCAGCACCGATTATAAACCGTCAAGTACTATGCTGAAAGGCGAACCCTACGTTTTAGAGTATCAGAAAAACATTCATCATCAGCTGGAGTCGCTGAAAGGCTTCCTTCGTCCCGAGTATAAGACACTCGTCCCAGGTCATGTTGGCATGTGGATTTTGAGGCGGTCTCCAAACGCTGTGGCTTAG
- a CDS encoding hypothetical protein (Hypothetical protein with aminotransferase and TonB box domains. TonB box domains may occur in membrane receptor proteins that carry out high-affinity binding and energy-dependent uptake of specific substrates) translates to GKGARLTDSNGVSYLDTRNNVAHVGHCHPTVVQAVQTQVAKLNTNSRYLHPIMTVLASRLAELLPDPLEVVFFCNSGSEANDLALRLAKAYSYGHSNNTIVVGGAYHGHTLGTLEISPYKYEHGTEFALQDSPVNQIPCPDTYRGRHRNPATAADDYAEYVQEACQYFKRKNESVRAFIIEGGMSVAGVILPPTGYLSACVKAVREAGGIYIADEVQTGFGRLGTSLWAFQHQQHDNHGLETVIPDIVTVGKPFGNGMPLAALITSRKVADAFDACGVEYFNTFGGNPVCAAAGMAVLDVMDSEQLQAHALNVGFYLREGLVKLRERIHLIGDIRGSGLFIGVELVLDQATLEPATLQTSFVCSVLKTKYHILTSIDGPHNNVLVIKPPLCFSEQDADFLLESLAQAATVDLASGSDSNALRKQTPT, encoded by the exons GGTAAAGGCGCGCGCTTGACCGATTCAAACGGTGTGTCGTACCTGGATACGAGAAATAATGTAGCTCACGTCGGACACTGCCATCCTACTGTCGTCCAAGCCGTTCAAACGCAAGTCGCGAAGCTTAACACAAACTCACGCTATTTACATCCTATTATGACGGTTCTCGCGAGTCGGCTTGCCGAGCTTTTGCCGGATCCGTTAGAAgttgttttcttttgcaatTCTGGAAGCGAAGCCAACGACTTGGCGCTACGTTTGGCCAAGGCCTACAGCTATGgtcacagcaacaacacGATAGTTGTCGGTGGCGCATATCACGGTCATACCCTAGGAACGTTGGAGATTTCTCCTTATAAGTATGAGCACGGAACCGAATTTGCGCTCCAAGATTCGCCAGTCAATCAGA TTCCATGTCCCGATACGTATCGTGGTAGGCATCGGAATCCAGCTACTGCCGCGGACGACTACGCCGAGTATGTTCAGGAAGCGTGTCAGTATTTTAAGAGAAAAAACGAAAGCGTGCGGGCCTTCATCATCGAAGGCGGCATGAGTGTGGCTGGTGTAATCCTCCCACCGACGGGTTATCTATCTGCTTGTGTCAAGGCTGTGCGGGAGGCCGGTGGTATATACATTGCCGATGAAGTACAAACCGGCTTTGGCCGACTAGGGACGTCACTTTGGGCCTTTCAACATCAGCAACACGACAATCACGGACTCGAAACGGTCATTCCGGATATTGTTACCGTGGGCAAACCCTTTGGTAACGGCATGCCCTTAGCAGCTTTAATTACCAGTCGGAAAGTGGCGGATGCATTTGACGCATGCGGAGTTGAGTACTTTAATACTTTTGGAGGCAATCCGGTTTGCGCCGCTGCTGGTATGGCCGTGCTGGATGTAATGGACTCTGAGCAATTGCAAGCGCATGCTTTAAATGTGGGTTTTTACCTACGTGAAGGACTCGTCAAGTTACGAGAACGGATACATCTGATTGGGGACATTCGCGGGTCGGGTTTGTTCATAGGCGTGGAGCTAGTGTTGGATCAAGCGACGCTGGAACCAGCAACCCTGCAAACTTCGTTTGTGTGCTCCGTTCTAAAAACCAAATACCACATTCTGACCAGCATAGATGGCCCACACAACAACGTTTTGGTGATCAAGCCTCCTCTTTGTTTTAGCGAGCAAGATGCAGATTTCCTTTTGGAGTCGCTTGCCCAGGCCGCCACTGTGGACCTTGCTTCGGGGAGTGACTCCAATGCCTTAAGGAAACAAACTCCAACTTAG